From the Mangifera indica cultivar Alphonso chromosome 10, CATAS_Mindica_2.1, whole genome shotgun sequence genome, one window contains:
- the LOC123226753 gene encoding protein CNGC15b-like — MEDCLQRLKNVQVLNDWEDSKLDELCRRIKPVSYGKGTLIVRKNEPISEVLFVLKGNLWTGTSTATDHGNGGNVETFGKELVLWIRDHPQSFSLPISSSTVKAVENVEAFALTAEDLKYVWVNIQNNH, encoded by the exons ATGGAAGATTGCTTACAACGCTTGAAAAAT GTACAAGTGTTAAACGATTGGGAAGATTCAAAATTGGACGAGTTGTGTCGTCGTATCAAGCCAGTTTCATATGGCAAAGGCACTCTTATTGTTCGGAAGAATGAACCGATCAGTGAAGTTCTCTTTGTGTTGAAAGGAAATCTATGGACAGGCACCTCGACTGCCACTGATCATGGCAATGGCGGCAATGTTGAAACCTTTGGGAAAGAACTTGTCCTTTGGATTCGGGATCACCCTCAATCATTCAGCCTGCCAATCTCATCATCAACTGTTAAAGCGGTTGAGAATGTGGAAGCCTTCGCTCTTACAGCTGAGGACTTGAAATACGTGTGGGTTAATATCCAAAACAACCATTAG